One window of the Benincasa hispida cultivar B227 chromosome 3, ASM972705v1, whole genome shotgun sequence genome contains the following:
- the LOC120074370 gene encoding auxin-responsive protein SAUR50: MLGKKMVSFKKLAKKVKVRVGTETEASHNECLLTDRLELTEDHDSHSPSSPTSTPTGSFAIYVGDERQRFVVPTSFLSHPLFRMLLDKAYREFGFEQRNALVVPCSVSAFQEIVSAVECCNGRFDFGEIVEEFL; this comes from the coding sequence ATGCTAGGCAAGAAAATGGTTTCCTTCAAGAAACTCGCCAAGAAAGTGAAGGTCCGAGTCGGAACCGAGACCGAAGCATCGCACAACGAGTGTTTGCTCACAGATCGGTTGGAATTAACTGAGGATCACGATTCTCATTCGCCGTCGTCTCCGACCTCAACGCCGACCGGCTCGTTCGCGATTTACGTCGGCGATGAACGGCAGCGCTTCGTCGTGCCGACGAGCTTCTTGTCTCATCCGCTCTTTAGGATGCTGCTCGATAAAGCGTACAGAGAGTTCGGGTTCGAGCAGAGGAATGCGCTTGTTGTTCCTTGTAGCGTCTCTGCTTTTCAAGAAATTGTGAGCGCTGTCGAATGCTGCAATGGCAGATTCGATTTCGGCGAGATTGTTGAGGAGTTTCTATAG